Within Paenibacillus albicereus, the genomic segment TACGGCCTGAAGGTCGATCCGCGCGTACGCATCGAGGACATCACCGTCGGCATGCAGCAGCGCGTCGAGATTCTCAAGACGCTGTACCGGGGAGCGGACATCCTGATCTTCGACGAGCCGACGGCCGTGCTGACCGTGCAGGAGATCGAGGAGCTCATCGAGATTCTGCGCGCCCTCGCGCGCGAGGGCAAGTCGATCATCCTCATCACCCATAAGCTCAAGGAGATCATGGCGATCGCCGATACGTGCACGGTCATCCGTCGCGGCAAGGTCGTCGGTTCGGTCGCGGTGAAGGATTCGAGCGAGCGCCAGCTGGCCGAGATGATGGTCGGCCGCTCGGTCAACTTCCAGGTGAGCAAGGAGAAGTCCAAGCCAGGCAAGGCGATCCTTGAGGTGAGCGGACTTACCGTTCAAGGCGAGCATGGCAAAGCGGTCGTCGACGACGTCAGCTTCCAGATCCGCGCCGGAGAAATCTACGGCATCGCAGGCGTCGACGGCAACGGCCAGACGCAGCTCGTCGAGGCGATTACGGGCATGCGCAAGGCCAGCGGCGGCTCGGTGCGCGTCCACGGACAGGAGCTGCTCGGCTCGTCGGTGCGCCAGGTGACCGAGGCAGGCGTCTCGCATATTCCAGAGGATCGTCACAAGCACGGCCTCGTCCTCGACTTTACCGTGAGCGAGAATATGGTTCTCAACAACTATTACCGGGCGCCCTACACGCGCAGCGGCATCCTCAACTACAAGGCGATGGACGACAACGCGACGAAGCTCGCGGCTGAATTCGACGTCCGTATGTCGAGCATTCACACCGAGGCCCGTTCGCTCTCCGGCGGCAACCAGCAAAAGGCGATTATCGCCCGCGAGCTGAAGCGCGATCCGGAGCTGATCATCGCCGTTCAGCCGACGCGGGGCCTGGACGTCGGAGCGATCGAGTTCGTGCATAAGCAGCTGATCGAAGCGCGCAACGCGGGCAAAGCCGTCCTGCTCGTCTCGTTCGAGCTCGAGGAGCTGTACGGCCTGTCCGATCGGCTCGCCGTCATCTATGAAGGCCGCATCATGGGTCAGATGGATGCGGACGAGAAGAACGAGGAGCAGATCGGCCTCATGATGGCGGGCAACGCCTTGGGCGGAGCGCCGTCCGATCCGGCCCTTAGACAGGGGGAGAGCTAAGTGCAAGCATTCAACAAGATCTTCACCAAGCAGGAGACGTACGTGCCGTTCGTCGCCATCGTGCTCGGCCTGCTCGTCGGCGCCATCGTCATGTGGCTCGGGGGCTATAACCCTTGGGAAGCGTACGGAGCGATGCTCGACAAGATTTTCGGCTCCAAGTACGATTTCGGCGAGGCGATCCGCCAGGTCACGCCGCTCATTTTCACCGGCCTCGCAGTCGCCTTCGCGTTCCGCGCCGGCCTGTTCAACATCGGCGCGGAGGGCCAATTCATCACCGGCATGACGGCCGCCACCTGGATCGGCATCAATCTCGACCTGCCGTGGTTCATCCACATGCCGCTCGCCGTCATCGTCGGCGGCATCGCCGGCGCGCTCTGGGCCGGCATCGCCGGCTGGCTGAAGGCTTCGCGCGGCGTCAACGAGGTCATCTCGACGATCATGCTCAACTGGATCGCGTACTACTTCGCCAACTACATGGTGCGCGTCGTCATGGTCGAGCCGGGACAGAACCGCTCCAAGGACATCCAGGAGTCCGCCTCGGCATCGATGGACTGGCTCGTCGGCATCCTCGACAACGCGCGTGTCCACTGGGGCTCGCTGGTCGCGGTGCTGTGCGCGTTCGTCTTCTACTATATCCTGTGGCGCACCCGTCAAGGCTATGAGCTGCGCGCTTCCGGCTTCAATGCGGACGCCGCCCACTATGCCGGCATCAACGTCAAGGGCAGCATCGTCAAGGCGATGATGATCTCCGGCGCGCTCGCCGGCCTCGGCGGCGCGTTCGAGTCGCTCGGCGTCTTCAAGTCCATGGCGGTCATGAACGCCCTGCCGGGCTACGGCTTCGACGGCATCGCCGTCTCGCTGCTCGGCGGCAACAACCCGTTCGGCATCATCTTCGGCGGCCTGCTGTTCGGCTTCCTGAGCTATGGCTCGACGGGCATGAGCTTCGAGGCCGACGTGCCGAACGAGATCATCCGCATCGTTATCGGCGCGGTTATCTTCTTCGTCGCCAGCCACGGCATCGTCAAATGGTTCCTGAAGCCGTTCTTCCGCAAACGGCGCGAAGAAAGGAAGGAGGCGGCCTAGATGGATACGATCGGTCTTCTGCTCAATACGACGCTGGTCTTCTCGACCGCCCTTATCCTCGTCGCGCTCGGCGGCATCTTCTCCGAGCGCTCGGGCGTCGTCAACATCGGCCTCGAGGGCCTGATGATTATCGGCGCCTTCAGCTCCGCCGTCTTCACCTATTACGCTCATGAATGGGGCTTCGGCGGCGGGTCCGCCTGGTTCGGCGTCCTGATGGCGGTCGTGCTCGGCGCGGCATTCTCGCTGCTGCATGCGGTGGCCACCATAACGTTCAAGGCCAACCAGGTCATCATCGGCGTCGTCATCAACATCCTGGCACTCGGCCTGACCGTCTACCTCGTCAAGAGCCTGTTCGAGGGCTCCGGCCAGACGGAGAACCTCTCGGGCATCGCGTTCACCAAGTACAACGTGCCGATCCTGTCGGACATCCCGCTGATCGGTGATGCGCTGTTCAAGGCGTATCCGACGACATACCTGTGCTACCTGCTCGTCTTCGTCAGCTGGTACGCGCTGTACCGCACGCGCTTCGGACTGCGCCTGCGCTCGGTCGGCGAGCATCCGGGCGCGGCCGACACGGTCGGCATCAGCGTCACCAAGTACCGCTACATCGGTGTCCTGCTGAGCGGCGCGCTCGCCGGCCTCGGCGGCGCGACGATCTCGCTGACGACGACGTACGACTTCTCGCATACGACGATCAGCGGACAGGGCTTCATCGCGATCGCGGCCGTCATTTTCGGCCGCTGGCATCCGGTCGGCGCGGCCGCCGCGGCGCTGTTCTTCGGCTTCACGCAGGCGCTCCGCTTCCAAGCGGGCCTGTTCGAATGGTCGAAGTCGATTCCGAACGAGTTCCTGTACATGCTGCCTTACGTGCTGACGCTGCTCGTACTGGCGATCGCCGCTGGCAAGAGCCGGGCTCCGGCCGCAGTCGGCGAGCCCTACGATCCAGGCAAGCGCTGAATAATCGAGCTTCCCGCATTTGCGGGAGAGCTGAAGAATTACTCTCTTCCTCAGCTTCCCGCATTTGCGGGAGAGCCGGAGAACCACTCTCTTCCCCAGCTTCCCGCATTTGCGGGAAGCTTTTTTCTTCCCCTTCAATTTCCTGGGAAATGCTCCCGAAACCGCTCGAGCGGTCGGTTGACAGCCTACCCGCCGAAGTGTACATTAGGTGGTACTGAATCGTCACTTCTTTGTAACATGTGAATCATTTCACTTGCTCGAAACGGCTTCCAAACCCTATGCAAGGGGGACGAACGCCGCATACTATACGGGTCGGACCGAACGCGAGAAGCGGCCGGCGACTCGAAGGACCGAAGGAGAGGAAACGCCGTGGAAGCATTGGCTCTGGAACGCAAGGCAGAGCAAAACCGGGAATTGCGGGAGAGGCTGCTGCAGCTCAAGAAGGAGCGCAACGCGATCATTCTCGCCCACTATTACCAACGGGACGAAATTCAGGAAGTGGCCGATTTCCGCGGAGATTCCTTCCTGCTGGCCCAGAAGGCCGCCGAGACGGATGCGGACACGATCGTATTCTGCGGCGTGCACTTCATGGGAGAGAGCGCGAAGATCCTCGCCCCGAACAAGACGGTCATCATCCCCGACGAGCGCGCCGGCTGCCCGATGGCCGACATGGTCAACGTTGAAGGCCTGCGCAAGCTCAAGGCCCAGCATCCGAACGCCAAGGTCGTCACGTACATCAACTCCTCGGCCGAAATCAAGGCGGAGACCGACATCTGCTGCACGTCGGCCAACGCCGTCAAGGTCGTCAATTCGGTGGAGGGAGACGAGATCATCTGGGTGCCGGACAAAAACCTCGGCCACTACGTCCAGCAAAAAACCGACAAAAAGATGATTATCTGGGAAGGCTACTGCAATACCCATGACATGCTCACCGTGAAGGATGTCGAGGAGATGAAGGCCAACTATCCGAACGCGGAATTTGTCGTCCATCCCGAGTGCCGTCCGGAAGTCGTCGCGCTCGGCGATTTTGTCGGCAGCACGACCGCGATCATCAAATATTGCAAGGAATCGCCGAACAAGGAGTTCATCGTGGGCACCGAGGACGGCACGGGCTACCAGCTTCGCCTGGACAGTCCGGACAAGACGTTCCACTTCGCCACGAAGTACCTCGTCTGCCCGAACATGAAGGTCAACAACCTGAAGAAGCTCGTGCGCTGCCTGGAGAACATGTCTCCGCAGATCTACGTGCCGCCGCAGGTCGCCGACAAAGCCCGCCTGTCCCTGGAGCGCATGCTGCTGGTCAAGTAGCCATGCGCTACTCCCATGTTCGGAGGAGATCGACCTATGGTTCCTAGATATCTGGTGGAGCTCGACCTGGACGCCCTGCCCGTCGTGGAGAAGGATGTCATCGTCATCGGGGCCGGCATTGCCGGCCTATTCACCGCGCTCCGCGCGAGCGAGCGCGGCTCGGTGCTCATGGTCACCAAAAAATCGCTGCTGGACAGCAATACCCGCTATGCCCAGGGGGGCATAGCGGCGGTCATCTCCGACGAGGACAAGCCGGAGTTCCACCTCCAGGATACGCTCGTCGCCGGAGCCGGCCTGAGCGACGAGGACGCCGTCGGCGTCCTCGTGCACGAGGGGCCCAAAGGCATCCGCACGCTCATCAACATGGGCACGCAGTTCGACCGCGAGAACGGCGAGTTCGCCCTGACCAAGGAAGGCGCGCACAGCCAGCGCCGCATCCTGCACGCCAACGGCGACGCCACGGGCTACGAGATCGTGCGCGCGCTGTCCGAGCGAGCGCTGGCGAACAAGGACATCGAGGTGTGGGACGATCACTTCGCGATCGACCTCATCACCCGGGACGGCGAATGCTGCGGCGCGCTCGTGCAGAAGCCGGACGGCAGCCGCGTGTTCGTGCGCGGCAAGGCGACGATCCTCTGCACCGGCGGCACGGGACAGATGTACCGCTATACGACCAACCCCGAGGTGGCGACCGGCGACGGCGTGGCGATGGCTTACCGGGCCGGTGCCTATATCCGGGACATGGAGTTCATCCAGTTCCATCCGACGACGCTCTGCTATCCTGGCGCTCCGCGCTTCCTCATCTCGGAGGCTGTGCGCGGCGAAGGAGCGGTGCTGCGCAACATCCACGGCGAGCGCTTCATGGAGCGCTACCATCTGCAGCTCGAGCTCGCGCCGCGCGATGTCGTCGCCAACGCCATCGTCAGCGAGCTGGAGCAGACCGGGGCGACCTTCGTCTATCTGGACGTCACGCATGAGTCCGAGGAGATGGTGCGCCATCGGTTCCCGACGATCTACGAGACCTGCCTGCAGTACGGGCTCGACCTGACGACGGACTGGATTCCGGTCGCCCCTGCCGCGCATTATACGATGGGCGGCGTGCGCACCGACCTCAACGGGGAAACGAACATCCGCCGGCTGTTCGCCTGCGGCGAGGTGTCCTCGACCGGCGTGCACGGCGCGAACCGGCTCGCCAGCAACTCGCTGTCCGAGGCGATCGTGTTCGGCCGCCGCATCATCCACCGCATCCACGAGCTGCCTCCGCTGGAGGGCGAGGTGCGGGTGCGCGAGGAGCGTGCAGGCCATGACGCCGTATCGCGGCAGGCCGTCGTCGAGAAGCGGCTCAAGCTGCAAAAGGTGATGGTCCGCTACATCGGCCTTCGCCGCAGCGCGGACAGCCTCGCCAAAGGGCTGGCCGAGCTGAAGCGGCAGCTGCCGTTCTTCTCGACGGAGATGACGAAGCGCGAAGATTTCGAATTCGCCAATCTGCTGACGAACGCCCTGCTGACGGCGGAATCCGCTGCAGCGCGAGAAGAGAGCCGCGGCGCGCATTACCGCGTGGACTTCCCTCAGCGGGACGACGAGCATTGGCGCAAGCATACGGTGCTGCATCGAGAGCAGGGCCAGACGGAGGAGAAGATCCATGATGCAGCGATCCGCTGAGCAAGGGCTCGGATGGGAAGGATACGATACGGGACTGCGCGAGAGCATCCGCGGCTGGCTGGCCGAGGACATCGGCACCGGGGACATCACGACGCGCTCGACCATCCCAGCGGACAGCGTGATGAAAGCCGTCATCCATGTCAAGGAGGACGGCATCGTCGCCGGCTTGCCGGTCGCGGAGGCGGTCTTCGGCGTCGTTGATCCGGCGCTTGTCTTTACGGCGCTCGTACAGGACGGAGATGCGGTGGTCAAAGGCACGGTCATCGCCGAGGTCGAGGGCCGCACGCACAGCATCCTGACGGGAGAGCGGCTTGCGCTCAACCTGATGCAGCGGCTGTCGGGCGTGGCGACCAAGACGAAGCAGTTCGTCGATGCGCTGGAGGGCTTGCCGACGCGCCTCGTCGATACGCGCAAGACGACGCCGGGACACCGTCTGCTGGAAAAGTATGCGGTAAGGATCGGAGGCGGCTCGAACCATCGGTTCGGCCTGTACGATGCGGTCATGATCAAGGACAACCATATCAAGGGTGCGGGCGGCATCGCGGCCGCGGTGGCGGCCGCTCGCGCGGCCATTCCGCATACGATGAAGATCGAGGTCGAGACCGAGTCGCTGGCTGAGGTCGGCCAGGCGCTGGACAGCGGCGCCGACATCATCATGCTCGACAACATGGAGCCCGCGCTCATGCGCGAGGCCGTAAGCCTCATTCGCGGCCGTGCGCCTCATGTCGTCATCGAGGCGTCAGGCGGCGTTTCGCTGGATACGGTGCGCGGCATCGCGGAGACCGGGGTGGACGTCATCTCCGTCGGCGGCCTCACCTACTCGTTCCGCTCGCTCGACATCAGCCTGGACCTCGGCGCCAAGAAAGGGAGGGCGTAAGCGTGATCGTCGTTATTGACGTAGGCAATACGAATATCGTGCTCGGCCTCTATCGCGGCAGCGAGCTGCTTCATCACTGGCGGATGAGCACGAACCGCTCCGCGACGAGCGACGAATACGGGATGATGGTGTACAATCTGTTCCACTATGCGGGGATCTCGCTGGACGAGATCCGCGGCGTCGTCATTTCTTCCGTCGTGCCGCCGCTCATGCGCACGCTGGAGCAGCTGTCGACGACCTATCTCCAGCATGCGCCGCTCGTCATCGGACCGGGCATCAAGACCGGGCTGAACATCCGCTACGAGAATCCGCGCGAGGTCGGAGCCGACCGGATCGTCAACTCCGTCGCCGGCATCGAGAAATACGGCACGCCGCTGATCGTGGTCGATTTCGGCACGGCGACGACGTTTGACTACATCGACGAGTCCGGAGCCTACCTTGGCGGAGCGATCGTGCCGGGCATCGGCATCTCTACGGAAGCGTTGTACCAGAAGGCGGCGAAGCTGCCGCGCATCGAGCTGGCCAAGCCGCGCAGCGTCATCGGCCGCAACCCGGTCACGTCGATGCAGGCAGGCATCATTTTCGGCTACGCGGGCCAGGTCGACGGCATCGTGCGGCGCATCCGCAAGGAGTTCCACAACAACCCCCGCGTCGTCGCCACCGGCGGACTCGCCGATCTGATCGCTTCGGAGTCGGAGACGATCGAGCGGGTCGACCATCTGCTGACGCTCGAGGGGCTGCGGCTCATCTACGAACGCAACCAAGACTGACTTTTCTTCGACGCCCCTGTCCCGCGAGGACGGGGCGCCGATTCGTTTTCAGGAGAGAAAATAGAACCGATTCCGGAGGGATACCATGAGCGACACGACGAACGATTACCTGGTGCGCGGAACGGCATGGGGCGGCAAGATCCGCGTCTTCGCTGCTCGCACGACGGAGCTGGTGCGCGAGCTGCAGCGCCGGCACGGCACGTATCCGACCGCATCGGCGGCGCTTGGCCGCACGGCGACGGTCGGCGCGATGATGGGCATCATGCTCAAGGGCGAGGAGAAGCTGACGCTCCAGGTCAAGGGCGACGGCCCGATCGGCGCGATCGT encodes:
- the nadB gene encoding L-aspartate oxidase, translating into MVPRYLVELDLDALPVVEKDVIVIGAGIAGLFTALRASERGSVLMVTKKSLLDSNTRYAQGGIAAVISDEDKPEFHLQDTLVAGAGLSDEDAVGVLVHEGPKGIRTLINMGTQFDRENGEFALTKEGAHSQRRILHANGDATGYEIVRALSERALANKDIEVWDDHFAIDLITRDGECCGALVQKPDGSRVFVRGKATILCTGGTGQMYRYTTNPEVATGDGVAMAYRAGAYIRDMEFIQFHPTTLCYPGAPRFLISEAVRGEGAVLRNIHGERFMERYHLQLELAPRDVVANAIVSELEQTGATFVYLDVTHESEEMVRHRFPTIYETCLQYGLDLTTDWIPVAPAAHYTMGGVRTDLNGETNIRRLFACGEVSSTGVHGANRLASNSLSEAIVFGRRIIHRIHELPPLEGEVRVREERAGHDAVSRQAVVEKRLKLQKVMVRYIGLRRSADSLAKGLAELKRQLPFFSTEMTKREDFEFANLLTNALLTAESAAAREESRGAHYRVDFPQRDDEHWRKHTVLHREQGQTEEKIHDAAIR
- a CDS encoding ABC transporter ATP-binding protein, with product MGQQPIVAELKGITKRFPGIVANDTISLQLRKGEIHALLGENGAGKSTLMNILFGLYQPDEGHIEINGQPVVIDGAGKAIELRIGMVHQHFKLVKPFTVAENIILGNEPTKGIKVDIKSANDRVRQLSDQYGLKVDPRVRIEDITVGMQQRVEILKTLYRGADILIFDEPTAVLTVQEIEELIEILRALAREGKSIILITHKLKEIMAIADTCTVIRRGKVVGSVAVKDSSERQLAEMMVGRSVNFQVSKEKSKPGKAILEVSGLTVQGEHGKAVVDDVSFQIRAGEIYGIAGVDGNGQTQLVEAITGMRKASGGSVRVHGQELLGSSVRQVTEAGVSHIPEDRHKHGLVLDFTVSENMVLNNYYRAPYTRSGILNYKAMDDNATKLAAEFDVRMSSIHTEARSLSGGNQQKAIIARELKRDPELIIAVQPTRGLDVGAIEFVHKQLIEARNAGKAVLLVSFELEELYGLSDRLAVIYEGRIMGQMDADEKNEEQIGLMMAGNALGGAPSDPALRQGES
- a CDS encoding type III pantothenate kinase, translated to MIVVIDVGNTNIVLGLYRGSELLHHWRMSTNRSATSDEYGMMVYNLFHYAGISLDEIRGVVISSVVPPLMRTLEQLSTTYLQHAPLVIGPGIKTGLNIRYENPREVGADRIVNSVAGIEKYGTPLIVVDFGTATTFDYIDESGAYLGGAIVPGIGISTEALYQKAAKLPRIELAKPRSVIGRNPVTSMQAGIIFGYAGQVDGIVRRIRKEFHNNPRVVATGGLADLIASESETIERVDHLLTLEGLRLIYERNQD
- a CDS encoding ABC transporter permease, which produces MQAFNKIFTKQETYVPFVAIVLGLLVGAIVMWLGGYNPWEAYGAMLDKIFGSKYDFGEAIRQVTPLIFTGLAVAFAFRAGLFNIGAEGQFITGMTAATWIGINLDLPWFIHMPLAVIVGGIAGALWAGIAGWLKASRGVNEVISTIMLNWIAYYFANYMVRVVMVEPGQNRSKDIQESASASMDWLVGILDNARVHWGSLVAVLCAFVFYYILWRTRQGYELRASGFNADAAHYAGINVKGSIVKAMMISGALAGLGGAFESLGVFKSMAVMNALPGYGFDGIAVSLLGGNNPFGIIFGGLLFGFLSYGSTGMSFEADVPNEIIRIVIGAVIFFVASHGIVKWFLKPFFRKRREERKEAA
- the nadA gene encoding quinolinate synthase NadA translates to MEALALERKAEQNRELRERLLQLKKERNAIILAHYYQRDEIQEVADFRGDSFLLAQKAAETDADTIVFCGVHFMGESAKILAPNKTVIIPDERAGCPMADMVNVEGLRKLKAQHPNAKVVTYINSSAEIKAETDICCTSANAVKVVNSVEGDEIIWVPDKNLGHYVQQKTDKKMIIWEGYCNTHDMLTVKDVEEMKANYPNAEFVVHPECRPEVVALGDFVGSTTAIIKYCKESPNKEFIVGTEDGTGYQLRLDSPDKTFHFATKYLVCPNMKVNNLKKLVRCLENMSPQIYVPPQVADKARLSLERMLLVK
- the nadC gene encoding carboxylating nicotinate-nucleotide diphosphorylase, with product MQRSAEQGLGWEGYDTGLRESIRGWLAEDIGTGDITTRSTIPADSVMKAVIHVKEDGIVAGLPVAEAVFGVVDPALVFTALVQDGDAVVKGTVIAEVEGRTHSILTGERLALNLMQRLSGVATKTKQFVDALEGLPTRLVDTRKTTPGHRLLEKYAVRIGGGSNHRFGLYDAVMIKDNHIKGAGGIAAAVAAARAAIPHTMKIEVETESLAEVGQALDSGADIIMLDNMEPALMREAVSLIRGRAPHVVIEASGGVSLDTVRGIAETGVDVISVGGLTYSFRSLDISLDLGAKKGRA
- a CDS encoding ABC transporter permease; amino-acid sequence: MDTIGLLLNTTLVFSTALILVALGGIFSERSGVVNIGLEGLMIIGAFSSAVFTYYAHEWGFGGGSAWFGVLMAVVLGAAFSLLHAVATITFKANQVIIGVVINILALGLTVYLVKSLFEGSGQTENLSGIAFTKYNVPILSDIPLIGDALFKAYPTTYLCYLLVFVSWYALYRTRFGLRLRSVGEHPGAADTVGISVTKYRYIGVLLSGALAGLGGATISLTTTYDFSHTTISGQGFIAIAAVIFGRWHPVGAAAAALFFGFTQALRFQAGLFEWSKSIPNEFLYMLPYVLTLLVLAIAAGKSRAPAAVGEPYDPGKR